One genomic segment of Parus major isolate Abel chromosome 23, Parus_major1.1, whole genome shotgun sequence includes these proteins:
- the PHACTR4 gene encoding phosphatase and actin regulator 4 isoform X1 yields MGQPHFSSPVKPGACAEEVDHTPGDASMGVDVLESGDTTPPTKRKSKFSSFGKIFKPWKWRKKKSSDKFKETSEVLERKISMRKPREELVKRGVLLEEPEQDGEEPEKLNPPALKNGHTIPIGGPGVCNLPSQEEEATKSSSLRKPLPVEEPKKRQGSSSSHPGPELEPPQEPHVPRQPLLPPKRPPSTSQEANEVQARDPTPSSSAARTAPFSTAPTAAKTVNSTAAPSPAPRTLLPAPTSANTTAPTSTTSSAPAKQPPVPPPKPVNRNSNSLIAELSQVMTSGTALSKPSPPLPPKRGLLPNNMSEAVTSKPPGDRTVTASRPAPIPLHVTSAYPPPSPSPPLPTHVPPEPARVALPASTPVLDPLHSLDLPKETPPPPPEDFRSMEVSKRTAEQGFGEAHVLPRLPQIPLHIRIQQALASPLPVTPPPEGSHRAHSLLFENDAFGEDNGTLGRTRSLPVTIEMLKVPDDEEEEEDDQEEEQNSGPRVYIGDVASVTVIPKLVPQVLPEEQEGDEGMSDSDSEGPILYKDDEEEDESHNSTLANKVKRKDTLAIKLGNTAAPQEEKITFPRKSKEEWNEIRHQIGTTLIRRLSQRPTAEELEQRNILQPKNEADRQAEKREIKRRLTRKLSQRPTVAELQARKILRFNEYVEVTDAQDYDRRADKPWTKLTPADKAAIRKELNEFKSCEMEVHEESKQFTRYHRP; encoded by the exons ATGGGGCAGCCGCACTTCTCCAGCCCGGTCAAGCCAGGTGCTTGTG ctgaagaGGTGGATCACACCCCAGGTGATGCCAGCATGGGGGTAGATGTTTTGGAGTCAGGTGACACCACACCTCCtacaaagaggaaaagcaagttCTCAAGCTTTGGCAAGATTTTCAAACCCTGGaagtggaggaaaaagaaaagcagtgacaaATTCAAGGAAACTTCAGAAG TTTTAGAACGAAAGATTTCTATGCGAAAGCCCAGAGAGGAGCTGGTAAAAAGAGGAGTTCTGTTGGAAGAGCCTGAGCAAG ATGGTGAAGAGCCAGAGAAGCTGAACCCACCTGCACTGAAGAATGGCCACACCATCCCCATCGGGGGTCCCGGGGTCTGTAACCTGCCCAGCCAGGAGGAAGAGGCCACAAAGTCATCCAGCCTTAGAAAGCCTCTTCCAGTGGAGGAACCAAAGAAGAGGCAGG gctcctccagcagccacccTGGGCCCGAACTGGAACCACCTCAGGAACCACATGTTCCCAGACAACCTCTGCTTCCTCCAAAAAGACCTCCCTCCACTTCCCAGGAGGCAAACGAAGTGCAGGCAAGGGATCCAACAccttccagcagtgctgcaagaACTGCCCCCTTCAGCACAGCCCCCACGGCAGCAAAGACAGTCAATTCCAcagctgccccttccccagcccccaggactctgctcccagctcccaccagtGCCAACACTACTGCTCCCACCAGTACaaccagctcagctcctgccaaacagcctcctgtccctcctcccaAACCTGTCAACAGAAACAGCAACTCACTAATAG ctgaacTTTCCCAAGTAATGACCAGTGGTACAGCCTTGTCCAagccttcccctcctctccccccgAAGAGAGGCCTCCTGCCTAATAACATGTCAGAGGCTGTCACATCCAAGCCCCCAGGTGACAGGACAGTGACAGCGAGTCGCCCCGCACCGATTCCACTGCACGTGACCTCAGCTTACCCACCACCGTCACCCTCGCCGCCACTGCCCACCCATGTACCCCCTGAACCTGCACGTGTGGCCCTGCCCGCCTCCACCCCTGTCCTAGACCCACTGCACTCCCTGGATCTGCCCAAGGAGACTCCTCCTCCGCCTCCTGAAGACTTCAGGTCCATGGAAGTGTCGAAGAGGACGGCAGAGCAAGGGTTTGGTGAAGCCCACGTGCTGCCTCGCCTGCCCCAAATCCCGCTGCACATTCGTATCCAGCAGGCTCTGGCCAGCCCTCTGCCTGTCACCCCTCCTCCCGAGGGGTCCCACAGGGCTCACTCACTGCTCTTTGAGAACGATGCTTTCGGAGAAGACAACGGCACCCTGGGCAGGACGAGATCTCTGCCTGTCACCATTGAGATGCTCAAAGT TCCAGAcgatgaggaagaggaagaagatgacCAGGAAGAGGAACAGAATTCAGGTCCTCGTGTGTATATTGGAGATGTGGCATCTGTCACAGTCATCCCCAAACTGGTACCCCAGGTCctcccagaggagcaggaaggagacGAAGGGATGAGCGACTCTGACTCGGAGGGGCCCATCCTGTATAAAGATGATGAGGAAGAAGATGAAAGCCATAACA GCACGCTGGCCAACAAAGTGAAGAGGAAAGATACACTCGCTATAAAGCTGGGGAACACAGCTGCACCACAGGAGGAGAAAATCACCTTCCCTCGGAAGAGCAAGGAGGAGTGGAATGAAATCCGTCACCAGATTGGGACGACGCTGATCAG GCGACTGAGTCAGAGACCAACTGCAGAAGAACTGGAACAGAGGAACATTCTTCAGC CGAAAAATGAAGCTGACCGTCAAGCTGAGAAGCGTGAGATCAAGCGCCGGCTGACCAGAAAG CTTAGCCAAAGGCCTacagtggcagagctgcaggccaGGAAGATCCTGAGGTTTAATGAATATGTGGAAGTAACAGATGCTCAAGACTATGACCGCCGAGCTGATAAGCCGTGGACAAAGCTGACACCAGCAGACAAG GCAGCCATCAGAAAGGAGCTGAATGAGTTTAAGAGCTGTGAAATGGAAGTGCATGAGGAGAGCAAGCAGTTCACCAG ATACCATCGACCGTAA
- the PHACTR4 gene encoding phosphatase and actin regulator 4 isoform X2, with protein MEENAAEEVDHTPGDASMGVDVLESGDTTPPTKRKSKFSSFGKIFKPWKWRKKKSSDKFKETSEVLERKISMRKPREELVKRGVLLEEPEQDGEEPEKLNPPALKNGHTIPIGGPGVCNLPSQEEEATKSSSLRKPLPVEEPKKRQGSSSSHPGPELEPPQEPHVPRQPLLPPKRPPSTSQEANEVQARDPTPSSSAARTAPFSTAPTAAKTVNSTAAPSPAPRTLLPAPTSANTTAPTSTTSSAPAKQPPVPPPKPVNRNSNSLIAELSQVMTSGTALSKPSPPLPPKRGLLPNNMSEAVTSKPPGDRTVTASRPAPIPLHVTSAYPPPSPSPPLPTHVPPEPARVALPASTPVLDPLHSLDLPKETPPPPPEDFRSMEVSKRTAEQGFGEAHVLPRLPQIPLHIRIQQALASPLPVTPPPEGSHRAHSLLFENDAFGEDNGTLGRTRSLPVTIEMLKVPDDEEEEEDDQEEEQNSGPRVYIGDVASVTVIPKLVPQVLPEEQEGDEGMSDSDSEGPILYKDDEEEDESHNSTLANKVKRKDTLAIKLGNTAAPQEEKITFPRKSKEEWNEIRHQIGTTLIRRLSQRPTAEELEQRNILQPKNEADRQAEKREIKRRLTRKLSQRPTVAELQARKILRFNEYVEVTDAQDYDRRADKPWTKLTPADKAAIRKELNEFKSCEMEVHEESKQFTRYHRP; from the exons ctgaagaGGTGGATCACACCCCAGGTGATGCCAGCATGGGGGTAGATGTTTTGGAGTCAGGTGACACCACACCTCCtacaaagaggaaaagcaagttCTCAAGCTTTGGCAAGATTTTCAAACCCTGGaagtggaggaaaaagaaaagcagtgacaaATTCAAGGAAACTTCAGAAG TTTTAGAACGAAAGATTTCTATGCGAAAGCCCAGAGAGGAGCTGGTAAAAAGAGGAGTTCTGTTGGAAGAGCCTGAGCAAG ATGGTGAAGAGCCAGAGAAGCTGAACCCACCTGCACTGAAGAATGGCCACACCATCCCCATCGGGGGTCCCGGGGTCTGTAACCTGCCCAGCCAGGAGGAAGAGGCCACAAAGTCATCCAGCCTTAGAAAGCCTCTTCCAGTGGAGGAACCAAAGAAGAGGCAGG gctcctccagcagccacccTGGGCCCGAACTGGAACCACCTCAGGAACCACATGTTCCCAGACAACCTCTGCTTCCTCCAAAAAGACCTCCCTCCACTTCCCAGGAGGCAAACGAAGTGCAGGCAAGGGATCCAACAccttccagcagtgctgcaagaACTGCCCCCTTCAGCACAGCCCCCACGGCAGCAAAGACAGTCAATTCCAcagctgccccttccccagcccccaggactctgctcccagctcccaccagtGCCAACACTACTGCTCCCACCAGTACaaccagctcagctcctgccaaacagcctcctgtccctcctcccaAACCTGTCAACAGAAACAGCAACTCACTAATAG ctgaacTTTCCCAAGTAATGACCAGTGGTACAGCCTTGTCCAagccttcccctcctctccccccgAAGAGAGGCCTCCTGCCTAATAACATGTCAGAGGCTGTCACATCCAAGCCCCCAGGTGACAGGACAGTGACAGCGAGTCGCCCCGCACCGATTCCACTGCACGTGACCTCAGCTTACCCACCACCGTCACCCTCGCCGCCACTGCCCACCCATGTACCCCCTGAACCTGCACGTGTGGCCCTGCCCGCCTCCACCCCTGTCCTAGACCCACTGCACTCCCTGGATCTGCCCAAGGAGACTCCTCCTCCGCCTCCTGAAGACTTCAGGTCCATGGAAGTGTCGAAGAGGACGGCAGAGCAAGGGTTTGGTGAAGCCCACGTGCTGCCTCGCCTGCCCCAAATCCCGCTGCACATTCGTATCCAGCAGGCTCTGGCCAGCCCTCTGCCTGTCACCCCTCCTCCCGAGGGGTCCCACAGGGCTCACTCACTGCTCTTTGAGAACGATGCTTTCGGAGAAGACAACGGCACCCTGGGCAGGACGAGATCTCTGCCTGTCACCATTGAGATGCTCAAAGT TCCAGAcgatgaggaagaggaagaagatgacCAGGAAGAGGAACAGAATTCAGGTCCTCGTGTGTATATTGGAGATGTGGCATCTGTCACAGTCATCCCCAAACTGGTACCCCAGGTCctcccagaggagcaggaaggagacGAAGGGATGAGCGACTCTGACTCGGAGGGGCCCATCCTGTATAAAGATGATGAGGAAGAAGATGAAAGCCATAACA GCACGCTGGCCAACAAAGTGAAGAGGAAAGATACACTCGCTATAAAGCTGGGGAACACAGCTGCACCACAGGAGGAGAAAATCACCTTCCCTCGGAAGAGCAAGGAGGAGTGGAATGAAATCCGTCACCAGATTGGGACGACGCTGATCAG GCGACTGAGTCAGAGACCAACTGCAGAAGAACTGGAACAGAGGAACATTCTTCAGC CGAAAAATGAAGCTGACCGTCAAGCTGAGAAGCGTGAGATCAAGCGCCGGCTGACCAGAAAG CTTAGCCAAAGGCCTacagtggcagagctgcaggccaGGAAGATCCTGAGGTTTAATGAATATGTGGAAGTAACAGATGCTCAAGACTATGACCGCCGAGCTGATAAGCCGTGGACAAAGCTGACACCAGCAGACAAG GCAGCCATCAGAAAGGAGCTGAATGAGTTTAAGAGCTGTGAAATGGAAGTGCATGAGGAGAGCAAGCAGTTCACCAG ATACCATCGACCGTAA
- the RCC1 gene encoding regulator of chromosome condensation isoform X1, which translates to MAVRAAGSLRATSAVPQSHFLFLQVPPKHVKLGLGKLGLSSLQLPALKKLKWNMVFEDSKMPGKRSVKNPVPEEESPELKKVKVSHPSHRSQPGLVLTLGQGNVGQLGLGEDIMERKKPTLVTLPEMVVQVEAGGMHTVCLSQTGKIYTFGCNDEGALGRDTSAEGSETSPGPVELQEKVVQVSAGDSHTAALTEDGRVFVWGSFRDNNGVIGLLEPMKTSSIPLLLQLDAPVVKIVSGNDHLVMLTVDGDLFTCGCGEQGQLGRVPALFANRGGRKGLQRLLVPQLVHVRGKGRRGKMRFQDAFCGAYFTFAVTREGHIYGFGLSNYHQLGTQDTEPCFSPQNLTCFKNSTKSWVGFSGGQHHTVCVDSEGKAYSLGRAEYGRLGLGTGAEEKSTPTVIPELPRITSVACGASVGYAVSSDGRAFAWGMGTNYQLGTGEEDDVWSPVEMTGKQLENRRVLAVSSGGQHTVLLVSDKEQS; encoded by the exons ATGGCTGTGCGTGCTGCGGGGTCACTCCGCGCCACCTCAGCCGTCCCTCAGagccatttccttttcctacaGGTTCCACCAAAGCATGTTAAGCTTGGTTTGGGGAAGCTTGGTTTGTCGTCGCTCCAGT tacCAGCATTAAAAAAGCTTAAGTGGAACATGGTTTTCGAAG ATTCCAAGATGCCAGGAAAACGCAGTGTGAAGAACCCAGTGCCAGAAGAAGAGTCGCCTGAGTTGAAGAAGGTTAAAG TCAGCCACCCGTCACACCGctcacagcctgggctggtgctgACACTGGGCCAGGGTAATGTTGGCCAGCTGGGCCTGGGTGAGGACATCATGGAGAGGAAGAAACCAACTCTGGTCACGCTGCCGGAGATGGTGGTGCAGGTGGAAGCTGGAGGGATGCACACGGTGTGCCTCAGCCAGACGGGAAAG ATCTACACCTTTGGCTGCAATGATGAAGGTGCCCTGGGACGCGACACCTCGGCTGAAGGATCTGAGACCTCTCCTGGGCcggtggagctgcaggagaaggtgGTGCAGGTGTCAGCAGGGGACAGCCACACAGCTGCACTGACTGAGGACGGCAGGGTCTTTGTCTGGGGCTCCTTCCGG GATAACAATGGAGTGATTGGCTTGCTGGAGCCCATGAAGACAAGCTCCATTCCTTTGCTGCTCCAGCTTGACGCGCCTGTTGTTAAAATAGTTTCAG GAAATGACCACTTGGTGATGCTGACAGTGGACGGTGACCTGTTCACGTGTGGCTGTGGCGAGCAGGGCCAGCTGGGCAGAGTGCCAGCGCTCTTTGCCAACCGAGGAGGACGGAAAGGGCTGC AGCGGCTGCTGGTCCCCCAGCTTGTCCATGTCAGAGGCAAAGGGAGAAGAGGCAAAATGCGCTTCCAGGACGCTTTCTGTGGGGCATATTTCACCTTTGCTGTAACACGTGAGGGACACATCTATGGATTTGGCCTCTCCAATTACCACCAGCTGG GGACCCAGGACACCGAGCCCTGCTTCTCCCCGCAGAACCTCACGTGCTTCAAGAACTCCACCAAGTCATGGGTTGGGTTCTCTGGTGGGCAGCACCACACAGTCTGTGTCGACTCCGAGG GTAAAGCCTacagcctgggcagggcagagtATGGCCGGCTGGGCCTTGGGACAGGGGCAGAGGAGAAGAGCACACCCACGGTTATCCCGGAGCTGCCCAGGATCACCTCGGTGGCCTGCGGAGCGTCAGTTGGTTATGCCGTCAGCAGTGATG GACGAGCGTTTGCCTGGGGAATGGGCACTAACTACCAGCTGGGCACCGGGGAGGAGGACGATGTTTGGAGCCCTGTGGAGATGACggggaagcagctggagaacCGGCGGGTGCTGGCTGTGTCCAGTGGTGGGCAGCACACTGTGCTGCTGGTCAGTGACAAGGAACAGAGCTGA
- the RCC1 gene encoding regulator of chromosome condensation isoform X3: protein MVFEDSKMPGKRSVKNPVPEEESPELKKVKVSHPSHRSQPGLVLTLGQGNVGQLGLGEDIMERKKPTLVTLPEMVVQVEAGGMHTVCLSQTGKIYTFGCNDEGALGRDTSAEGSETSPGPVELQEKVVQVSAGDSHTAALTEDGRVFVWGSFRDNNGVIGLLEPMKTSSIPLLLQLDAPVVKIVSGNDHLVMLTVDGDLFTCGCGEQGQLGRVPALFANRGGRKGLQRLLVPQLVHVRGKGRRGKMRFQDAFCGAYFTFAVTREGHIYGFGLSNYHQLGTQDTEPCFSPQNLTCFKNSTKSWVGFSGGQHHTVCVDSEGKAYSLGRAEYGRLGLGTGAEEKSTPTVIPELPRITSVACGASVGYAVSSDGRAFAWGMGTNYQLGTGEEDDVWSPVEMTGKQLENRRVLAVSSGGQHTVLLVSDKEQS, encoded by the exons ATGGTTTTCGAAG ATTCCAAGATGCCAGGAAAACGCAGTGTGAAGAACCCAGTGCCAGAAGAAGAGTCGCCTGAGTTGAAGAAGGTTAAAG TCAGCCACCCGTCACACCGctcacagcctgggctggtgctgACACTGGGCCAGGGTAATGTTGGCCAGCTGGGCCTGGGTGAGGACATCATGGAGAGGAAGAAACCAACTCTGGTCACGCTGCCGGAGATGGTGGTGCAGGTGGAAGCTGGAGGGATGCACACGGTGTGCCTCAGCCAGACGGGAAAG ATCTACACCTTTGGCTGCAATGATGAAGGTGCCCTGGGACGCGACACCTCGGCTGAAGGATCTGAGACCTCTCCTGGGCcggtggagctgcaggagaaggtgGTGCAGGTGTCAGCAGGGGACAGCCACACAGCTGCACTGACTGAGGACGGCAGGGTCTTTGTCTGGGGCTCCTTCCGG GATAACAATGGAGTGATTGGCTTGCTGGAGCCCATGAAGACAAGCTCCATTCCTTTGCTGCTCCAGCTTGACGCGCCTGTTGTTAAAATAGTTTCAG GAAATGACCACTTGGTGATGCTGACAGTGGACGGTGACCTGTTCACGTGTGGCTGTGGCGAGCAGGGCCAGCTGGGCAGAGTGCCAGCGCTCTTTGCCAACCGAGGAGGACGGAAAGGGCTGC AGCGGCTGCTGGTCCCCCAGCTTGTCCATGTCAGAGGCAAAGGGAGAAGAGGCAAAATGCGCTTCCAGGACGCTTTCTGTGGGGCATATTTCACCTTTGCTGTAACACGTGAGGGACACATCTATGGATTTGGCCTCTCCAATTACCACCAGCTGG GGACCCAGGACACCGAGCCCTGCTTCTCCCCGCAGAACCTCACGTGCTTCAAGAACTCCACCAAGTCATGGGTTGGGTTCTCTGGTGGGCAGCACCACACAGTCTGTGTCGACTCCGAGG GTAAAGCCTacagcctgggcagggcagagtATGGCCGGCTGGGCCTTGGGACAGGGGCAGAGGAGAAGAGCACACCCACGGTTATCCCGGAGCTGCCCAGGATCACCTCGGTGGCCTGCGGAGCGTCAGTTGGTTATGCCGTCAGCAGTGATG GACGAGCGTTTGCCTGGGGAATGGGCACTAACTACCAGCTGGGCACCGGGGAGGAGGACGATGTTTGGAGCCCTGTGGAGATGACggggaagcagctggagaacCGGCGGGTGCTGGCTGTGTCCAGTGGTGGGCAGCACACTGTGCTGCTGGTCAGTGACAAGGAACAGAGCTGA
- the RCC1 gene encoding regulator of chromosome condensation isoform X2, with the protein MGTRMRTRARGSRRAPGRPRRSRPAGMESCRRREERLVRAPACAGSHSKMPGKRSVKNPVPEEESPELKKVKVSHPSHRSQPGLVLTLGQGNVGQLGLGEDIMERKKPTLVTLPEMVVQVEAGGMHTVCLSQTGKIYTFGCNDEGALGRDTSAEGSETSPGPVELQEKVVQVSAGDSHTAALTEDGRVFVWGSFRDNNGVIGLLEPMKTSSIPLLLQLDAPVVKIVSGNDHLVMLTVDGDLFTCGCGEQGQLGRVPALFANRGGRKGLQRLLVPQLVHVRGKGRRGKMRFQDAFCGAYFTFAVTREGHIYGFGLSNYHQLGTQDTEPCFSPQNLTCFKNSTKSWVGFSGGQHHTVCVDSEGKAYSLGRAEYGRLGLGTGAEEKSTPTVIPELPRITSVACGASVGYAVSSDGRAFAWGMGTNYQLGTGEEDDVWSPVEMTGKQLENRRVLAVSSGGQHTVLLVSDKEQS; encoded by the exons ATGGGGACGCGGATGCGGACACGGGCGCGGGGGTCCCGGCGGGCCCCAGGCCGGCCTCGGCGCAGCCGACCGGCCGGCATGGAGAGCTGCAGGCGACGGGAGGAGCGGCTGGTCCGAGCCCCGGCCTGCGCGGGCTCAC ATTCCAAGATGCCAGGAAAACGCAGTGTGAAGAACCCAGTGCCAGAAGAAGAGTCGCCTGAGTTGAAGAAGGTTAAAG TCAGCCACCCGTCACACCGctcacagcctgggctggtgctgACACTGGGCCAGGGTAATGTTGGCCAGCTGGGCCTGGGTGAGGACATCATGGAGAGGAAGAAACCAACTCTGGTCACGCTGCCGGAGATGGTGGTGCAGGTGGAAGCTGGAGGGATGCACACGGTGTGCCTCAGCCAGACGGGAAAG ATCTACACCTTTGGCTGCAATGATGAAGGTGCCCTGGGACGCGACACCTCGGCTGAAGGATCTGAGACCTCTCCTGGGCcggtggagctgcaggagaaggtgGTGCAGGTGTCAGCAGGGGACAGCCACACAGCTGCACTGACTGAGGACGGCAGGGTCTTTGTCTGGGGCTCCTTCCGG GATAACAATGGAGTGATTGGCTTGCTGGAGCCCATGAAGACAAGCTCCATTCCTTTGCTGCTCCAGCTTGACGCGCCTGTTGTTAAAATAGTTTCAG GAAATGACCACTTGGTGATGCTGACAGTGGACGGTGACCTGTTCACGTGTGGCTGTGGCGAGCAGGGCCAGCTGGGCAGAGTGCCAGCGCTCTTTGCCAACCGAGGAGGACGGAAAGGGCTGC AGCGGCTGCTGGTCCCCCAGCTTGTCCATGTCAGAGGCAAAGGGAGAAGAGGCAAAATGCGCTTCCAGGACGCTTTCTGTGGGGCATATTTCACCTTTGCTGTAACACGTGAGGGACACATCTATGGATTTGGCCTCTCCAATTACCACCAGCTGG GGACCCAGGACACCGAGCCCTGCTTCTCCCCGCAGAACCTCACGTGCTTCAAGAACTCCACCAAGTCATGGGTTGGGTTCTCTGGTGGGCAGCACCACACAGTCTGTGTCGACTCCGAGG GTAAAGCCTacagcctgggcagggcagagtATGGCCGGCTGGGCCTTGGGACAGGGGCAGAGGAGAAGAGCACACCCACGGTTATCCCGGAGCTGCCCAGGATCACCTCGGTGGCCTGCGGAGCGTCAGTTGGTTATGCCGTCAGCAGTGATG GACGAGCGTTTGCCTGGGGAATGGGCACTAACTACCAGCTGGGCACCGGGGAGGAGGACGATGTTTGGAGCCCTGTGGAGATGACggggaagcagctggagaacCGGCGGGTGCTGGCTGTGTCCAGTGGTGGGCAGCACACTGTGCTGCTGGTCAGTGACAAGGAACAGAGCTGA
- the RCC1 gene encoding regulator of chromosome condensation isoform X4: MPGKRSVKNPVPEEESPELKKVKVSHPSHRSQPGLVLTLGQGNVGQLGLGEDIMERKKPTLVTLPEMVVQVEAGGMHTVCLSQTGKIYTFGCNDEGALGRDTSAEGSETSPGPVELQEKVVQVSAGDSHTAALTEDGRVFVWGSFRDNNGVIGLLEPMKTSSIPLLLQLDAPVVKIVSGNDHLVMLTVDGDLFTCGCGEQGQLGRVPALFANRGGRKGLQRLLVPQLVHVRGKGRRGKMRFQDAFCGAYFTFAVTREGHIYGFGLSNYHQLGTQDTEPCFSPQNLTCFKNSTKSWVGFSGGQHHTVCVDSEGKAYSLGRAEYGRLGLGTGAEEKSTPTVIPELPRITSVACGASVGYAVSSDGRAFAWGMGTNYQLGTGEEDDVWSPVEMTGKQLENRRVLAVSSGGQHTVLLVSDKEQS; encoded by the exons ATGCCAGGAAAACGCAGTGTGAAGAACCCAGTGCCAGAAGAAGAGTCGCCTGAGTTGAAGAAGGTTAAAG TCAGCCACCCGTCACACCGctcacagcctgggctggtgctgACACTGGGCCAGGGTAATGTTGGCCAGCTGGGCCTGGGTGAGGACATCATGGAGAGGAAGAAACCAACTCTGGTCACGCTGCCGGAGATGGTGGTGCAGGTGGAAGCTGGAGGGATGCACACGGTGTGCCTCAGCCAGACGGGAAAG ATCTACACCTTTGGCTGCAATGATGAAGGTGCCCTGGGACGCGACACCTCGGCTGAAGGATCTGAGACCTCTCCTGGGCcggtggagctgcaggagaaggtgGTGCAGGTGTCAGCAGGGGACAGCCACACAGCTGCACTGACTGAGGACGGCAGGGTCTTTGTCTGGGGCTCCTTCCGG GATAACAATGGAGTGATTGGCTTGCTGGAGCCCATGAAGACAAGCTCCATTCCTTTGCTGCTCCAGCTTGACGCGCCTGTTGTTAAAATAGTTTCAG GAAATGACCACTTGGTGATGCTGACAGTGGACGGTGACCTGTTCACGTGTGGCTGTGGCGAGCAGGGCCAGCTGGGCAGAGTGCCAGCGCTCTTTGCCAACCGAGGAGGACGGAAAGGGCTGC AGCGGCTGCTGGTCCCCCAGCTTGTCCATGTCAGAGGCAAAGGGAGAAGAGGCAAAATGCGCTTCCAGGACGCTTTCTGTGGGGCATATTTCACCTTTGCTGTAACACGTGAGGGACACATCTATGGATTTGGCCTCTCCAATTACCACCAGCTGG GGACCCAGGACACCGAGCCCTGCTTCTCCCCGCAGAACCTCACGTGCTTCAAGAACTCCACCAAGTCATGGGTTGGGTTCTCTGGTGGGCAGCACCACACAGTCTGTGTCGACTCCGAGG GTAAAGCCTacagcctgggcagggcagagtATGGCCGGCTGGGCCTTGGGACAGGGGCAGAGGAGAAGAGCACACCCACGGTTATCCCGGAGCTGCCCAGGATCACCTCGGTGGCCTGCGGAGCGTCAGTTGGTTATGCCGTCAGCAGTGATG GACGAGCGTTTGCCTGGGGAATGGGCACTAACTACCAGCTGGGCACCGGGGAGGAGGACGATGTTTGGAGCCCTGTGGAGATGACggggaagcagctggagaacCGGCGGGTGCTGGCTGTGTCCAGTGGTGGGCAGCACACTGTGCTGCTGGTCAGTGACAAGGAACAGAGCTGA